From the Lolium rigidum isolate FL_2022 chromosome 2, APGP_CSIRO_Lrig_0.1, whole genome shotgun sequence genome, one window contains:
- the LOC124686155 gene encoding receptor-like serine/threonine-protein kinase NCRK has protein sequence MMDLHVKLLLASFSCLLLIQRASSDNTTVGPGATNWTCVCAAHPLGEPNSNSSVSSNCSSSCHCLQDDNGGTGSWNCSCQSDKALQKQEHVVLHDTSCFTSCNCTSGNSEEGRKHFSSKTVIATLLVCVILTTVAFVVTTAYYFRRKDALSPHSRMHSVDKYASWSSRSNLVSNRSSPLPQMKPKPGFSVIKGLLCSCPQIFRTEEGPFPGVVLRFSYVELEQATGNFSDEHLIGVGGTSKVYRGQLRDGKVVAVKKLRPLGGADEDYEFLSEIELLSRLNHCHVVPLLGYCSERQGRQLERLLVFECMPNGNLRECLDLKSQGRKPMDWPTRVGVALGAARGLEYLHEAAAPRILHRDIKSTNILLDDKFRAKITDLGMAKCLMNDGVTSCSSSPARMLGTFGYFAPEYAIVGKASLKSDVFSFGVVVLELITGRQPVHRRGAGGDESLVMWATSRLRDSRLVVAELPDPALKEGGFPPEEMQIMAHLARECLQWDPEARPTMTEVVQILSTIAPHAADKRRRHHLPAAGFHAERPRECSVSLERWQDGDRDHLHRGNGNVAVSGEVAVNVGMPATTIGRSWRSPEPEEVDLTEPRLETFTQPTTTTTLFR, from the exons ATGATGGATCTTCACGTGAAGCTTCTCCTTGCCTCCTTCAGCTGTCTACTTCTGATTCAAAGAGCATCATCTG ATAATACCACAGTGGGGCCCGGAGCAACAAACTGGACTTGCGTATGCGCCGCTCATCCACTAGGTGAACCAAACTCAAATAGCAGTGTGTCATCCAATTGCTCTTCCTCGTGCCATTGCCTACAAG ATGACAACGGCGGAACAGGGTCATGGAACTGCTCGTGCCAGTCTGACAAGGCCCTTCAAAAACAAGAACATGTTGTGTTACACGACACGAGCTGCTTCACTTCCTGTAACTGCACATCCG GAAATTCTGAAGAAGGAAGGAAGCATTTCTCTAGCAAAACAGTTATCGCTACACTCCTAGTATGTGTGATACTCACCACTGTTGCTTTTGTCGTCACCACGGCGTACTACTTCCGCCGCAAGGACGCTCTCTCTCCGCATTCCCGGATGCACTCTGTTGATAAGTACGCAAGCTGGAGCAGCAGATCGAACCTCGTCAGCAACCGATCTTCTCCTCTTCCCCAAATGAAACCGAAACCGGGGTTCAGTGTCATCAAAG GGCTTTTGTGTAGCTGCCCACAAATTTTCCGGACCGAAGAAGGTCCGTTCCCTGGCGTTGTTCTCCGGTTCTCCTATGTGGAGTTGGAGCAAGCAACTGGAAATTTTTCCGACGAACATCTCATCGGTGTTGGTGGGACAAGCAAGGTGTACCGAGGCCAGCTCAGAGATGGCAAAGTCGTAGCCGTGAAGAAGCTTCGGCCCCTAGGAGGCGCGGATGAAGACTATGAGTTCCTGTCCGAG ATCGAGCTGCTGTCACGGCTGAACCACTGCCACGTGGTGCCACTGCTGGGGTACTGCTCGGAGCGGCAGGGCCGGCAGCTGGAGAGGCTGCTTGTGTTCGAGTGCATGCCCAACGGCAACCTGAGGGAGTGCCTGGACCTCAAGAGCCAAGGGAGGAAGCCCATGGACTGGCCGACGCGTGTTGGCGTGGCGCTCGGCGCGGCGAGGGGCCTAGAGTACCTccacgaggcggcggcgccgcgcaTCCTCCACCGCGACATCAAATCCACCAACATCCTCCTCGACGACAAGTTCAGAGCCAAG ATCACTGATCTCGGCATGGCCAAGTGCCTGATGAACGACGGCGTGACGAGCTGCTCGAGCTCGCCAGCGCGGATGCTGGGCACATTCGGGTACTTCGCGCCGGAGTACGCGATCGTGGGCAAGGCGTCGCTCAAGTCAGACGTGTTCAGCTTcggcgtggtggtgctggagctgATCACCGGCCGGCAGCCGGTGCACAGGAGGGGCGCAGGCGGTGACGAGAGCCTGGTGATGTGGGCGACGTCGCGGCTGCGTGACAGCAGGCTGGTGGTGGCGGAGCTGCCGGACCCGGCGCTGAAGGAGGGCGGGTTCCCACCGGAGGAGATGCAGATCATGGCGCACCTGGCCAGGGAGTGCCTGCAGTGGGACCCGGAGGCCAGACCCACCATGACCGAGGTCGTCCAGATCCTCTCCACCATCGCGCCCCACGCTGCAGacaagcgccgccgccaccacctgccCGCCGCAGGCTTCCATGCCGAGAGGCCGCGGGAATGCTCAGTGTCGCTAGAACGGTGGCAGGACGGTGACCGCGATCACTTGCACAGAGGGAACGGTAACGTTGCCGTGTCGGGGGAGGTTGCGGTTAACGTCGGCATGCCCGCGACGACGATAGGTCGGAGCTGGCGGTCCCCCGAACCGGAGGAGGTGGATCTGACAGAGCCGCGGCTGGAGACGTTCAcgcagccgacgacgacgacgaccctcttCAGGTGA
- the LOC124686156 gene encoding pentatricopeptide repeat-containing protein At2g37230-like, with protein sequence MARRHLRIPLLPLLSRNPHAPTPLHLRHALCSSTTATVDAAAPAIDQPTPTASTGDTPAAAAAAAEVEPAVDSPPPRAPREEEPLQDTIFTMIRRRKWTTRMENSIRLLSPTLTAPLVHGVISAAAANNRADLALQFFRFAYRRAGFRPEPATFALLVPILASNRMLNHARCILLETMPAFSVAPGEATVAALVAAYGKAGIPQEAVKLFRLMPELGITRTALSYNAVLKAILCRGREAMARRIYNAMVADGVAPTLATYNTLIWGFGLCKKMESAVRVFGDMKTHGVTPDVTTYNTLLNAWVRTGDLESARKVFDEMAEAGFERNSVSYNVMIKGYVEANKVEEAVGLFTEMGEKGLRLSEKTFAALMPGLCDNEAKAAEARKAVEDMAERRLTPKDKSVFLRLVTTLCKAGDLDGALEVHKKSGQFKHVLVDPRQYGVLMEGLCAGGKCDGAVEVLDDLLEKGTLLSPKSPVLEAPAYNAVIEYLCNNGNTSKAETFFRQLMKKGVDDKSAFNSLIRGHAKEGALEAAQEILAIMTRRGVPTDPHSHAVLIDGFLKKNEPADAKTALDSMMEQGHLPRPALFQSVMAALFNDGRVQTASRVMKTMIEKGVTENMDMAHKIVEALFMRGHVDEAIGRVNLMVENVCMPDLDKLLVALCQKDKVVEAHKLADFALDRDFEVSFSTYDRILEALYTEEKTLPAYSMLCKIKHKGGVVDQKGCDALMSSLKSGGYSKQADILSRILAESGSSTSKKGKKFAMGA encoded by the coding sequence ATggcgcgccgccacctccgcatCCCGCTCCTCCCGCTCCTCTCCCGCAACCCCCACGCCCCCACCCCGCTCCACCTCCGCCATGCCCTCtgctcctccaccaccgccaccgtcgacgccgccgccccggccATCGACCAACCAACCCCCAccgcctccaccggcgacacccctgccgccgccgcggcggcggccgaggtCGAGCCGGCGGTTGATTCGCCCCCGCCCCGCGCGCCCCGGGAGGAGGAGCCCCTGCAAGACACGATCTTCACCATGATCCGGCGCCGCAAGTGGACGACCCGGATGGAGAACTCGATCCGCCTGCTGTCCCCCACGCTCACGGCCCCGCTCGTGCACGGCGtgatctccgccgccgccgccaacaacCGCGCCGACCTCGCGCTGCAGTTCTTCCGCTTCGCGTACCGCCGGGCGGGGTTCCGGCCGGAGCCGGCCACCTTCGCGCTGCTGGTCCCGATCCTGGCCTCCAACCGCATGCTCAACCACGCGCGCTGCATCCTGCTCGAGACCATGCCGGCCTTCTCCGTCGCGCCCGGCGAGGCCACGGTGGCCGCGCTCGTCGCGGCCTACGGCAAGGCCGGGATCCCGCAGGAGGCCGTCAAGCTCTTCCGCCTCATGCCCGAGCTCGGGATCACCCGCACCGCGCTGTCGTACAACGCGGTCCTCAAGGCCATCCTCTGCCGCGGCCGCGAGGCCATGGCCCGGCGGATCTACAACGCCATGGTCGCCGACGGCGTCGCCCCGACCCTGGCCACCTACAACACGCTCATCTGGGGGTTCGGCCTGTGCAAGAAGATGGAGTCCGCCGTGAGGGTGTTTGGGGACATGAAGACTCACGGGGTCACACCTGACGTGACCACCTATAACACCCTGCTCAATGCGTGGGTGCGGACAGGCGATCTGGAGAGTGCGcggaaggtgttcgatgaaatggctgAAGCTGGCTTTGAACGGAACTCGGTCTCGTACAATGTCATGATCAAGGGGTATGTTGAGGCGAACAAGGTTGAGGAGGCGGTGGGGCTGTTCACGGAGATGGGGGAGAAGGGGCTGAGGTTGAGCGAGAAGACGTTTGCTGCATTGATGCCAGGGCTTTGCGACAACGAGGCGAAGGCTGCTGAGGCCAGGAAGGCAGTGGAGGACATGGCGGAGCGACGGCTCACGCCCAAGGACAAATCAGTGTTTCTGAGGCTTGTGACGACGTTGTGCAAAGCTGGGGATTTGGATGGCGCGTTGGAGGTGCACAAGAAGAGCGGGCAGTTCAAGCATGTTCTGGTGGATCCGAGGCAGTATGGTGTGCTGATGGAGGGCTTGTGTGCAGGTGGAAAGTGTGACGGTGCTGTCGAGGTGCTCGATGATCTTCTTGAGAAGGGCACTCTGCTTAGCCCAAAGAGCCCGGTGTTGGAGGCACCGGCTTATAATGCAGTTATCGAGTACTTGTGCAACAATGGGAATACCAGCAAGGCTGAGACGTTCTTCAGGCAGCTGATGAAGAAAGGCGTGGATGACAAGTCTGCGTTTAACAGTCTTATCCGTGGTCATGCAAAGGAAGGTGCTCTGGAGGCCGCACAGGAGATCCTCGCCATTATGACACGGCGCGGTGTCCCTACTGACCCCCATTCGCATGCTGTGCTTATTGATGGCTTCCTTAAGAAGAATGAGCCTGCTGATGCAAAGACAGCGCTGGACAGCATGATGGAACAGGGGCACTTGCCGAGGCCGGCTCTGTTCCAGTCTGTCATGGCAGCTCTTTTCAATGATGGTCGTGTTCAGACTGCTAGCAGGGTCATGAAGACTATGATCGAGAAGGGGGTTACCGAGAACATGGACATGGCGCACAAGATTGTGGAAGCACTCTTCATGAGGGGCCATGTGGACGAGGCCATTGGTCGTGTCAATCTGATGGTGGAAAATGTCTGTATGCCTGATCTAGACAAGTTGCTAGTTGCCCTTTGCCAGAAGGACAAAGTGGTGGAGGCACATAAGCTAGCTGATTTTGCATTAGACCGGGACTTTGAAGTTAGCTTCTCCACCTATGACAGAATCTTGGAAGCCCTGTACACTGAGGAGAAGACATTGCCAGCATACTCCATGCTCTGCAAGATCAAGCACAAAGGAGGCGTTGTGGACCAAAAGGGCTGCGATGCTTTGATGAGTAGCTTAAAATCTGGAGGATACTCAAAGCAAGCTGACATTTTGTCTAGGATCTTGGCGGAGAGTGGATCATCAACATCCAAGAAGGGCAAAAAGTTTGCCATGGGTGCTTAG